One segment of Paramormyrops kingsleyae isolate MSU_618 chromosome 8, PKINGS_0.4, whole genome shotgun sequence DNA contains the following:
- the LOC111835948 gene encoding MRG/MORF4L-binding protein-like isoform X2, which translates to MGEAEAALVDEKQVDLGVLPTDESVIWSQEVEVCLFHAMLGHKPVGVNRHFHMICIREKFSQNIGRQVSSKVIWDHLGTMYDMQALDESEILPFPNSEKCFVLPEEIIQEVKEGKLELEQESKEDMKEERDSPSTYEEGLGPSLARLQFERQCCSSEGGGEVGQQGQGPGWGEGLG; encoded by the exons ATGGGCGAAGCAGAAGCGGCTCTGGTGGACGAGAAGCAGGTGGATCTGGGAGTTCTGCCCACCGACGAGTCTGTTATATGGAGCCAGGAGGTGGAGGTGTGCCTGTTTCACGCCATGCTAGGACACAAGCCCGTGG GAGTGAATCGTCACTTCCACATGATTTGCATCAGAGAGAAATTCAGCCAGAACATCGGTCGGCAGGTGTCCTCTAAGGTGATCTGGGACCATCTGGGGACTATGTATGACATGCAGGCTCTG GATGAATCAGAAATATTGCCATTTCCGAACTCCGAAAAGTGTTTTGTTCTTCCAGAGGAAATTATTCAAGAGGTGAAGGAAG GAAAACTGGAACTAGAACAGGAATCCAAAGAAGACATGAAGGAGGAAAGAGACTCACCATCCACATATGAAGAAG GTCTAGGTCCCAGTTTGGCTAGACTCCAGTTTGAAAG GCAGTGCTGCAGCAGCGAGGGTGGCGGAGAGGTCGGGCAGCAGGGACAAGGACCGGGATGGGGAGAGGGGCTCGGCTGA
- the LOC111835948 gene encoding MRG/MORF4L-binding protein-like isoform X4, translated as MGEAEAALVDEKQVDLGVLPTDESVIWSQEVEVCLFHAMLGHKPVGVNRHFHMICIREKFSQNIGRQVSSKVIWDHLGTMYDMQALDESEILPFPNSEKCFVLPEEIIQEVKEGKLELEQESKEDMKEERDSPSTYEEGLGPSLARLQFESQDIKNTTGQLTL; from the exons ATGGGCGAAGCAGAAGCGGCTCTGGTGGACGAGAAGCAGGTGGATCTGGGAGTTCTGCCCACCGACGAGTCTGTTATATGGAGCCAGGAGGTGGAGGTGTGCCTGTTTCACGCCATGCTAGGACACAAGCCCGTGG GAGTGAATCGTCACTTCCACATGATTTGCATCAGAGAGAAATTCAGCCAGAACATCGGTCGGCAGGTGTCCTCTAAGGTGATCTGGGACCATCTGGGGACTATGTATGACATGCAGGCTCTG GATGAATCAGAAATATTGCCATTTCCGAACTCCGAAAAGTGTTTTGTTCTTCCAGAGGAAATTATTCAAGAGGTGAAGGAAG GAAAACTGGAACTAGAACAGGAATCCAAAGAAGACATGAAGGAGGAAAGAGACTCACCATCCACATATGAAGAAG GTCTAGGTCCCAGTTTGGCTAGACTCCAGTTTGAAAG TCAGGACATTAAGAACACGACAGGCCAGTTAACCCTTTAA
- the LOC111835949 gene encoding DNA-binding protein inhibitor ID-1-like, with protein MKVIGSTCTLKTKAGSEDVVRCLSDQSLTISKCKMPLLDEHMTMFLQDMNSCYSKLKELVPTLPPNKKASKMEILQHVIDYIWDLQVELDEPGKGRLQGTNSGSITRSPLTTLNSEMANITVENGCPDDRILCR; from the exons ATGAAAGTTATCGGATCTACCTGCACGCTGAAGACCAAGGCCGGGAGCGAAGACGTGGTCCGCTGCCTCTCTGACCAAAGCCTCACCATTTCCAAATGCAAAATGCCGCTGCTCGATGAGCACATGACCATGTTCCTTCAGGACATGAACAGCTGCTACAGCAAATTGAAAGAGTTGGTGCCCACCCTGCCACCAAACAAGAAAGCCAGCAAGATGGAGATCCTGCAGCACGTCATTGATTACATCTGGGACCTTCAGGTCGAACTGGACGAACCGGGCAAGGGCCGACTGCAGGGAACAAACAGTGGATCGATCACTCGGTCACCCCTCACGACCCTCAACTCAGAGATGGCAAATATCACTGTGGAG AACGGGTGCCCTGATGACCGAATCTTGTGCCGCTAA
- the LOC111835948 gene encoding MRG/MORF4L-binding protein-like isoform X3: MLGETNLLTVQGHTQGVNRHFHMICIREKFSQNIGRQVSSKVIWDHLGTMYDMQALDESEILPFPNSEKCFVLPEEIIQEVKEGKLELEQESKEDMKEERDSPSTYEEGSAAAARVAERSGSRDKDRDGERGSAEGVADKRKRHRAGADKALVSNGNPSSPSGTKRRRT, encoded by the exons ATGTTAGGCGAAACTAATTTATTGACTGTTCAGGGACACACACAAG GAGTGAATCGTCACTTCCACATGATTTGCATCAGAGAGAAATTCAGCCAGAACATCGGTCGGCAGGTGTCCTCTAAGGTGATCTGGGACCATCTGGGGACTATGTATGACATGCAGGCTCTG GATGAATCAGAAATATTGCCATTTCCGAACTCCGAAAAGTGTTTTGTTCTTCCAGAGGAAATTATTCAAGAGGTGAAGGAAG GAAAACTGGAACTAGAACAGGAATCCAAAGAAGACATGAAGGAGGAAAGAGACTCACCATCCACATATGAAGAAG GCAGTGCTGCAGCAGCGAGGGTGGCGGAGAGGTCGGGCAGCAGGGACAAGGACCGGGATGGGGAGAGGGGCTCGGCTGAGGGCGTGGCAGACAAGAGGAAGAGGCACCGCGCCGGGGCCGACAAAGCCCTCGTCTCCAACGGCAACCCATCCAGCCCCAGTGGGACCAAACGCCGGCGCACGTAG
- the LOC111835948 gene encoding MRG/MORF4L-binding protein-like isoform X1 yields the protein MGEAEAALVDEKQVDLGVLPTDESVIWSQEVEVCLFHAMLGHKPVGVNRHFHMICIREKFSQNIGRQVSSKVIWDHLGTMYDMQALDESEILPFPNSEKCFVLPEEIIQEVKEGKLELEQESKEDMKEERDSPSTYEEGSAAAARVAERSGSRDKDRDGERGSAEGVADKRKRHRAGADKALVSNGNPSSPSGTKRRRT from the exons ATGGGCGAAGCAGAAGCGGCTCTGGTGGACGAGAAGCAGGTGGATCTGGGAGTTCTGCCCACCGACGAGTCTGTTATATGGAGCCAGGAGGTGGAGGTGTGCCTGTTTCACGCCATGCTAGGACACAAGCCCGTGG GAGTGAATCGTCACTTCCACATGATTTGCATCAGAGAGAAATTCAGCCAGAACATCGGTCGGCAGGTGTCCTCTAAGGTGATCTGGGACCATCTGGGGACTATGTATGACATGCAGGCTCTG GATGAATCAGAAATATTGCCATTTCCGAACTCCGAAAAGTGTTTTGTTCTTCCAGAGGAAATTATTCAAGAGGTGAAGGAAG GAAAACTGGAACTAGAACAGGAATCCAAAGAAGACATGAAGGAGGAAAGAGACTCACCATCCACATATGAAGAAG GCAGTGCTGCAGCAGCGAGGGTGGCGGAGAGGTCGGGCAGCAGGGACAAGGACCGGGATGGGGAGAGGGGCTCGGCTGAGGGCGTGGCAGACAAGAGGAAGAGGCACCGCGCCGGGGCCGACAAAGCCCTCGTCTCCAACGGCAACCCATCCAGCCCCAGTGGGACCAAACGCCGGCGCACGTAG